The Mugil cephalus isolate CIBA_MC_2020 chromosome 8, CIBA_Mcephalus_1.1, whole genome shotgun sequence genome segment GGTTTCTTGTACatatatgtgtctttttttaatcacgtGTAGTCCACACTCAATATGTTCGTTGAAATGTATGAACcatgtactgttttttttactaagTTACATCTAATAAAATGCATAACCTTTTTATCAAATGTCATCTTCCTGTGGGGAGATTAAAACTGCTAGTGGGTGACATATACTAGACAGGAGGTGAATATTGTGTCCTCAATGTTGATGTTAGAAGAAGGACAAATGGAAATACAGTCACTTCATTTTTGTTCAGCTACACactatattttaatataaactatttttaaaaaaaactaaataatgctgagataaatattaacaaagtatcataatttcattaatttaGGAATCAGATCCACTTTGATTTGTCCTGGAACTTTTACTGGGGTTGATGGTGTTAATTGAAGAATGAATCTGATTAGCagaggtggggaggggtgggTGTGGCCTGTGCTGCTGTTCATTCATGGACTGAATGATGGCTGACAGTgaggacacagcagcagcagcagaacagatgGCTCACATCTTCACTCAGGAGTATTTTCAGATCCCTGTGGTGACCCGAGCATACACAACCGCCTGCGTACTCACTACTGCTGCTGTGGTAAGAAAACAACTCTGATCTTCAGGAGCTGAAATGATTAGTttgtaaataattattttttaagttaaagcagtaaagagtagtagtagtagtagaggtGACGTTTTAAAAATCTAACTCTAAACATCGAAAGGAGCTTATTTAGCTGATGGTTAAATTAGTAAGTTGCAGAATTGATCAAAAGTTGATTGATTTAAAATAGGCTGAATTGCAAGATTAAATTGCTGCAAACAGTTAAGGTGTGAGTTATTGCTGAGATCAGAAGAAAATAGGAAGTGTCTAAAGTAGCTTTAAAGTGTCTGTTAGCAGCATTTGAAATCTCATCTGAAGTCAGTAGATATGAAAGCAGTTGAAGTGTTTCTTCAAGGCAGTTAAATTGTTAGCTCAAATGTGGatataaatgaatatgtgaAGTGCACGAAAGCAGTTGAAGTGTGAGTGACAAAGGAATTGAAATATCAGCTTTAAAGCACCCTGAATGTTAAACTGTCAAAACTGTCAGTTGAGGTGTAAACACAAAACCAGACGAGATATGAGAAATCTGAAGTGAAAGTGCAGAGCAGTTGAAGTGGACAACAACACTTAAAATTGGCTTAACACCAGAAGTACTCAGTAACTGCGAAGTCAGAAGATATGCAATGCATGAACGCTGTGAAATGCTTGTTATCCTAGCTGAGGTGAAGGTGAAACCAGCTGAAGTCAATAAGTAAAATTAGCAATTCCTCTGAAAGCAGTCAAAGTGTCAGTTAAATTAGTTATAATAGTTGAAAAAGCAGTTGAAGTGCTAGTTAAAAGGAAGTGCAATATATATTGTAATGTAAGATATGGAGCTAGTATAACTGTCACCTGTAGGGGGAATATAAATGAGTTCCCATTAATGAGGATACTTAATATAAAAGTAATTCAAAACCATGTCTCAGTATAAAACATTCTTTCTGacccttaattttttttagcaactTGACGTCATCTCCCCGTTTCAGCTCTACTTTAACCCAGATCTCATCATCAGGCGATACCAGGTAACATTCAGAAACTATTTAAGAAACTCTAAATGGTGATAGTATTAGTACTTCTTTATTCACACTCTCTTCCTCTCAGGTATGGCGCCTGGTGAccagcttcctcttctttggTTCTCTTGGATTCAGTTTTGTGTTCAACATCATCTTTCTGTATCTTTTATTAAAGAATTTTCTCACAGAGTAAATAtctcagtgtgtctgtaaaacaccaacacaaattAGTCGCAGTCCTTGACTAAAGAAAGCTATCGATACTGTCGGATGCTGGAGGAAGACTGCTTCAGAGGGAGGACggcagattttgtttttatgttcctGTTTGGAGGAATCATGATGACCGTATCCTTTGAACTGAAGAGGTGCAGTAAAGTACAGCAATGGTAAAATCTGaaccaataaaactaaaagacaCGCACATATTTGAGATAATAACATGTAAAGCCAGCTACTGTACATGCAGCTTGGATCTTTTTCATGCTTCGGGTTTCATGGGTTCAAATTCCAGGTTAATGAACAGTTGTGGATCTATTTACCCACAGGCGTCCCTCTGGACTGTTGTGAAACTGTCAGTGTGGAGCTTTATGGCTTTTCCTCTGGACCAGTGTTCCAGTTTCATGGACTAATCTGTTGTAATatgctgtaaacatgtgttaCCAGGACACTGACACACTTGGATGAGGGGAATGTCATAGGTCGGCTTTCAGCCTGAAGGGTGTATCATTACCTAACATCAGCTCTGATATTACAAATGTTGGCAGTTGTTTCTGAGTCCTTCAGATATTCTACATTTTCTGGAATGTTGCAAAATATAATCAGAACATGATGTGAAGAACCTAATTTAAAGATCAAACATGTTTCCAGCAGATTTCTTTGGgccatctcctccttctgtttatTCTTCCTTCAAGAGAATCCCATAGACACTGTGTTCAGGAGAAAGTTGAGAGGATGATCCAGATGTGCACATATTACTGATATAGTTAATGTCGAGCTAGCTTGTCACTCTATGTCAGGTCTTCTCAAACTGAAGCTTTTATCTCCGTCTGAATCAGATGCTCTCGGGTGTTGCTTCTACTCTtatgacaaacacaaactgattcaGATTTAACAGAAACTCTGCAGCTGTTCGGACTCTTCTCCAACATCTTCTTCCTGGGCCAGGCCTTCATCATCATGCTGGTGTACGTGTGGAGTAGAAGACATCCGCTCATACGCATGAACTTCTTCGGCTTCCTGAACTTCCAGGCCCCGTTTCTGCCCTGGGTGCTGATgggattttctctgctgcttgGAAACTCCATCGTGGTCGACCTCCTTGGTGAGATACCCAGGTTTGATGTTCCACAAACACTCTATCATTATTTAAGAAAGGGTGAGGATTATTTCCTACATCTGTGAAAACACGTCTGATCAGTGTGGTTTTAGACAAGTTTGACTAAAAATCATCAGAGGCGTGCATGTAAAAAGTCTAAATAAccagtaaaattaaaaatctgaacttacaactctgaaaacaaatgtgatacATTTCAAAGAGAGCGAGTGTCAGATGTGTCAGTCTCTGAGGACGTCTCCTGTACACAGCCCTCTACAGGTCCCCTATGGATTTTACCAAGGAGAGCTTTAAGTGGATGTGTGTTCTGAATCATTGTCAAGCTTtaccatttttaatgtttttaaatcatgaAAACATAATGTTTTAAGATGggtgagtatatatatatatatatatgcaattTTCTTTTATACACATGTGATCTGTGATGACATCCGTTCCTCTATAGGTATCTGTGTGGGCCACATGTACTACTTCCTGGAGGATGTGTTTCCAAATCAGCCAGGAGGAAGAAAGCTGTTGATGACACCAGAACTTCTGTAAGTATTCATCTTActtgaatccaacacatttaaacttttcatcatttagaaaaaaaatatatttaaagggGGAGATTATTGTCCtgatatctgtatttttaaaaaaaatatatttacatttaatatttggtttgtttcaTTCAATTTATCCCAAATGAGCAAAATGACTAAGTTTTTGTGGATATACCACGCCTGGATGATTAGTGCAGAAGTATGAGACATGACGGAACCTGCACATTGTAATAACTATTTAAGTTGAAGGTGTAGTTGTGGTCACACTGCAGCCTGCCATGAAACCTCATATACCTCTTCAGAAaagtacaccaatcagccataacaggTATAacgttacgcctgatcagtgtaactACATGTTGTGGCAACTCAGATGGGGAtgtctgtgattggtccaaaatgcattcccttgtttttgtgtctcagcAGATGGAAGAGCTCAGAAACCTCCCTCTCTTGTTCAGTTTCCTTCACCacatctcctccttctgctctaATCTACATTTATTAGTTCCAAATCCAGCATGAGTCACTCAGTCATTACCATTGTTTAAAGTACAGAGTGAAGCAGACTGACACTCAATACAGATGACTTTTCACTACTTAGCATTATAGTGGCGTAATTACAGAAAAATGCTGACACACCAGTGCGTGAGTACAAATACGTTGAACAGACACTCTTCATATGAGTTTCAGGTGcgtaacacccacagatgtaaCTTGTAAAACCCCAACtacccaccagtcttttagaactgaagacttgaatgaaatgtcttcaagaaactttttaagttcatttgtctttgtttcagcttgctCTGGCCATATTTATGCTCTGTACAGATGACAACCTTCAGAGACTTATTGCCACACACTTTGGGACAAGCACCCGATGACTAAGGTTCAAgtatttacaaaatgttttgttctttcagtCGAGCCATTTTTGACCGACCAGAGGATCCAGACTACCATCACCTCCAAGAGCAGTCGGCTGGAGATCTGCAGCAGGACCAGGAGCAACACAACGAACAACGCTGACACCAGCAACAGACACCAGAGCCAAAATGTCTCCAGAATGAGGGAGGACTTTTTGGTCAGTGCTCACTGTCTCACACCAAAGTTTGAAGTTTGGCTTTAAGGGATCAATAAACAAgccaaaacaaaggcaactggatttgtttgAGGTTTTCTTGAAGAAGTTTCGTCCCAGTGGAACCATTAAATAGCCCTTTGAAAAAATATGGTGGAATAACTTCAAGAAACCTCTTATTAGTCCAGTGTCCTTGTTTGtccttagttttttttttttctggatatgCTATAACCTGGATGATGGAGATACTTCACAGACACCGATatggcaaaacattatgacca includes the following:
- the LOC125012903 gene encoding derlin-2-like isoform X1 yields the protein MMADSEDTAAAAEQMAHIFTQEYFQIPVVTRAYTTACVLTTAAVQLDVISPFQLYFNPDLIIRRYQVWRLVTSFLFFGSLGFSFVFNIIFLYRYCRMLEEDCFRGRTADFVFMFLFGGIMMTLFGLFSNIFFLGQAFIIMLVYVWSRRHPLIRMNFFGFLNFQAPFLPWVLMGFSLLLGNSIVVDLLGICVGHMYYFLEDVFPNQPGGRKLLMTPELLRAIFDRPEDPDYHHLQEQSAGDLQQDQEQHNEQR
- the LOC125012903 gene encoding derlin-2-like isoform X2 — encoded protein: MMADSEDTAAAAEQMAHIFTQEYFQIPVVTRAYTTACVLTTAAVLYFNPDLIIRRYQVWRLVTSFLFFGSLGFSFVFNIIFLYRYCRMLEEDCFRGRTADFVFMFLFGGIMMTLFGLFSNIFFLGQAFIIMLVYVWSRRHPLIRMNFFGFLNFQAPFLPWVLMGFSLLLGNSIVVDLLGICVGHMYYFLEDVFPNQPGGRKLLMTPELLRAIFDRPEDPDYHHLQEQSAGDLQQDQEQHNEQR